The proteins below come from a single Triticum aestivum cultivar Chinese Spring chromosome 5D, IWGSC CS RefSeq v2.1, whole genome shotgun sequence genomic window:
- the LOC123122788 gene encoding probable histone H2A variant 3 — MAGKGGKGLLAAKTTAAKTAEKDKGKKAPISRSSRAGLQFPVGRIHRQLKQRTQANGRVGATAAVYSAAILEYLTAEVLELAGNASKDLKVKRITPRHLQLAIRGDEELDTLIKGTIAGGGVIPHIHKSLINKSSKE; from the exons ATGGCCGGGAAGGGAGGCAAGGGCCTGCTCGCGGCCAAGACGACGGCCGCCAAGACCGCCGAGAAGGACAAGGGGAAGAAGGCCCCCATCTCCCGCTCGTCCCGCGCGGGGCTCCAG TTCCCTGTGGGCCGTATCCATCGTCAGCTGAAGCAAAGGACTCAGGCCAATGGCCGTGTTGGTGCTACTGCGGCGGTCTACTCTGCTGCTATCCTGGAGTACCTGACAGCTGAGGTCCTGGAGCTGGCTGGCAACGCCAGCAAGGATCTCAAGGTGAAGCGTATCACCCCTCGTCACCTCCAGCTGGCCATCcgtggagacgaggagcttgacaccCTCATCAAGGGCACCATTGCTGGTGGAGGTGTGATCCCGCACATCCACAAGTCCCTGATCAACAAGTCCTCCAAAGAGTGA
- the LOC123122790 gene encoding calmodulin-like protein 4: MEQALTGEQMVAFQEAFSLFDKNGDGCISLEELAAVTRSLGLDPTNQELNDMMREVDMDGNGTIDFQEFLSLIARKMQDGDADEELKEAFEVLDKDRNGFISPVELRTVMINLGEKMTDEEVEQMIREADTDGDGQVNYDEFVLMMKNAERKITG; the protein is encoded by the exons ATGGAACAGGCGCTGACGGGCGAGCAGATGGTGGCGTTCCAGGAGGCCTTCTCCCTCTTCGACAAGAACGGCGATG GATGCATCAGCTTGGAAGAGCTGGCCGCGGTGACTCGCTCCCTCGGCCTCGACCCGACCAACCAGGAGCTCAATGACATGATGCGTGAAGTCGACATGGATGGGAACGGCACCATTGATTTCCAGGAGTTCTTGAGCCTCATTGCCAGGAAGATGCAG GACGGAGACGCCGACGAAGAGCTCAAGGAAGCTTTCGAGGTCCTGGACAAGGATCGAAATGGTTTCATCTCCCCtgttgag CTGAGGACGGTGATGATCAATCTCGGGGAGAAGATGACCGACGAGGAGGTCGAGCAGATGATCAGGGAGGCGGACACCGATGGTGACGGGCAGGTGAACTACGATGAATTCGTGCTCATGATGAAGAATGCTGAGCGCAAGATAACTGGGTGA
- the LOC123122789 gene encoding ATP sulfurylase 4, chloroplastic, which yields MATQAAFAVRFPQLARPGRGQGQGQPAARVAVRGGRAPAAAARGVRCRAGGLIEPDGGRLVELVAPEKGGRRAALRREAAALPHRLRLGRVDTEWLHVLSEGWASPLRGFMRETEFLQALHFNAVRGGDGSLVNMSVPIVLALDDAQRRAIQADGATAVALVDAHDRPVAVLSDIEIYKHNKEERIARTWGTTARGLPYVEEAITNAGDWLIGGDLEVIEPIKYNDGLDQYRLSPAQLREEFARRNADAVFAFQLRNPVHNGHALLMTDTRRRLLEMGYKNPVLLLHPLGGFTKADDVPLSVRMKQHEKVLEEGVLNPESTVVAIFPSPMHYAGPTEVQWHAKARINAGANFYIVGRDPAGMGHPTEKRDLYDADHGKKVLSMAPGLERLNILPFKVAAYDTKHNKMNFFDPSRKEDFLFISGTKMRSLAKNRESPPDGFMCPGGWKVLVEYYDSLAPPEGSSKLREAVAA from the exons ATGGCGACGCAGGCCGCCTTCGCAGTGAGATTCCCGCAGCTGGCGCGGCCGGGCAGGGGCCAGGGCCAGGGACAGCCGGCGGCGCGGGTCGCGGTGAGGGGCGGCAgggccccggcggcggcggcgcgaggggtgCGGTGCCGGGCCGGCGGCCTGATCGAGCCCGACGGGGGCAGGCTGGTGGAGCTGGTGGCGCCCGAGAAGGGCGGCCGGCGGGCGGCgctgcggcgggaggcggcggcgctgccgcACCGGCTGCGCCTGGGCCGCGTGGACACCGAGTGGCTGCACGTGCTCAGCGAGGGCTGGGCCAGCCCGCTGCGCGGCTTCATGCGCGAGACCGAGTTCCTCCAAGCACTTCATTTCAACGCCGTCCgcggcggcgatggcagcctcgTCAACATGTCCGTGCCCATCGTCCTCGCCCTCGACGACGCCCAGCGCCGCGCCATCCAGGCCGACGGCGCCACCGCCGTCGCGCTCGTCGACGCCCACGACCGCCCCGTCGCCGTGCTCAGCGA TATTGAGATCTACAAGCATAACAAGGAAGAAAGAATTGCACGGACTTGGGGAACAACTGCACGTGGACTGCCGTACGTAGAGGAGGCGATTACAAATGCTGGTGATTGGTTGATTGGTGGAGACCTGGAGGTTATAGAACCAATCAAGTATAATGATGGTCTGGATCAGTATCGTTTGTCTCCAGCACAGCTGCGTGAAGAATTTGCCAGGCGCAATGCAGATGCAGTATTTGCTTTTCAACTTCGTAACCCTGTGCACAATGGGCATGCACTGCTCATGACTGATACACGGAGGCGCCTTCTTGAGATGGGCTACAAAAACCCTGTTCTTCTTCTCCATCCACTGGGAGGATTCACAAAAGCAGATGACGTGCCTCTTAGTGTGAGAATGAAGCAGCATGAGAAG GTTCTTGAGGAAGGTGTCCTAAACCCAGAATCAACTGTGGTTGCAATCTTCCCCTCTCCAATGCACTATGCTGGGCCAACTGAGGTCCAGTGGCATGCTAAGGCTCGTATAAATGCTGGTGCAAACTTCTATATTGTGGGAAGAGACCCTGCTGGTATGGGCCACCCGACCGAAAAGAGGGACCTTTATGATGCTGATCACGGGAAAAAAGTACTGAGCATGGCTCCTGGGCTTGAGAGGCTCAATATCCTTCCTTTCAAG GTGGCTGCATACGACACAAAGCATAACAAGATGAATTTCTTCGACCCATCAAGGAAAGAGGACTTCCTGTTCATCTCTGGCACAAAG ATGCGTAGCCTTGCCAAGAACCGTGAGAGCCCACCAGATGGTTTTATGTGCCCGGGTGGCTGGAAGGTCCTCGTCGAGTACTACGACAGCTTGGCACCACCAGAAGGCAGCAGCAAACTGCGAGAGGCGGTTGCGGCGTAG